From Oryza sativa Japonica Group chromosome 4, ASM3414082v1, one genomic window encodes:
- the LOC4336833 gene encoding protein TORMOZ EMBRYO DEFECTIVE isoform X1 produces the protein MASSQGLKKNYRCDRSLQQFYTGGPFAVGSSPGGGEGEVEGGEAEAEAFLACACGGEVRLVSAADASAIGEPIEGENEAVTALALSPDSRLLFTAGHSRLIRVWDLASRTCTRSWKGHDGPIRAMACHASGGLLATAGADKKVCVWDVDGGFCTHFFRGHAGVVTTVMFHKDPKRLLLFSGSEDATVRVWNLESKKCVAVLKEHFSAVTSLALSEDGQTLLSAGRDKIVNVWDVRKYNSKKTIPAFEMIEDVSFIGPGSNLLSCLGEPANIKRKTDGYFLTVGERGVVRIWCLESAQCIYEQQSSDVTVNTENEESRRGFTSAVMLSDDQGLLCATADQQFLFYCPTRTDGGDFQLNLYKRLVGYNDEILDLKFVGEDEQYLAVATNLEQVRVYDVASMSCSYVLSGHTEIVVCIDTCISSSGKTLVVTGSKDSTVRLWDMERRSCIGIGKGHLGAIGSVAFSKKSKNFFVSGSSDRTIKIWSWDDTLDDVGSEVPLKAKAVVAAHDKDINSLSVSPNDGLVCSGSEDRTACIWKLPNLVPSVVLKGHKRGIWSVEFSPVEQCVITSSGDRTVKIWAVADGSCLKTFEGHTSSVLRASFLSHGTQFVSCGSDGLVKLWTIKTNECIATFDKHDGKVWALAVGKKTEMLATGGTDAVLNLWHDCTMEDKQEDFRKKEEELLRGQELENAVSDYDYAKAIQLAFELRRPHRLLELFTQLCRESDLEDPIEKALIGLPKEGLRVLLEYIREWNTKPKLCHVAQFVLFRVLRSLPPTDILEIKGISELLEGLIPYSQRHFSRVDRLVRSTFLLDYTLTRMSVVDPDIDEGTTRDDANGSSVENCEIAQAKPDALVAEENLQKSVKKRKSSKSSKKGGKKVKIASTGGSKDVPIEA, from the exons atGGCTTCGTCGCAGGGCCTCAAGAAGAACTACCGCTGCGACCGCTCGCTGCAGCAGTTCTACACGGGCGGGCCGTTCGCCGTCGGGAGCTCTCCcggaggcggcgaaggcgaagtcgaaggaggcgaggccgaggccgaggcgttCCTCGCGTGCGCCTGCGGCGGGGAGGTGCGCCTGgtgtccgccgccgacgcgtccGCCATCGGGGAGCCGATCGAGGGCGAAAACGAGGCCGTCACGGCGCTCGCGCTGTCCCCCGACTCCCGCCTCCTCTTCACCGCGGGGCACAGTAGGCTTATTCGAGTCTGGGACCTCGCGTCCCGCACTTGCACACGCAGCTGGAAG GGGCACGATGGTCCTATTAGGGCCATGGCCTGCCATGCTTCTGGTGGGTTGCTTGCAACTGCTGGAGCAGACAAAAAGGTGTGCGTTTGGGATGTTGATGGTGGGTTTTGCACACATTTCTTTAGAGGCCACGCAGGTGTTGTGACGACTGTTATGTTCCACAAAGATCCGAAGCGCCTTCTG CTATTTTCTGGAAGTGAAGATGCCACTGTGAGAGTTTGGAACCTTGAAAGCAAAAAGTGTGTCGCTGTGCTGAAAGAGCATTTTTCAGCTGTGACATCATTAGCCTTATCTGAAGATGGACAAACATTGCTTAGTGCTGGGCGGGATAAG ATTGTGAATGTGTGGGATGTTCGTAAGTACAACTCAAAGAAGACAATACCAGCATTTGAAATGATAGAAGATGTTTCCTTCATTGGACCAGGAAGTAATTTATTGTCTTGTTTGGGTGAACCGGCAAATATAAAACGCAAAACAGATGGTTATTTTCTTACGGTTGGTGAACGTGGAGTAGTTCGCATCTGGTGCTTGGAAAG TGCTCAGTGTATATATGAGCAGCAATCATCCGATGTAACCGTTAACACAGAGAATGAGGAGTCTAGAAGGGGTTTTACTTCTGCTGTTATGTTGTCAGATGATCAAGGACTGCTATGTGCCACTGCCGATCAGCAGTTTTTGTTCTACTGTCCCACGAGAACTGACGGAGGGGACTTCCAGCTGAACTTATATAAACGCCTAGTAGGTTATAATGATGAGATTCTTGATTTGAAGTTTGTTGGGGAGGATGAACAATATCTTGCTGTAGCTACTAACTTGGAGCAG GTCCGTGTTTATGACGTTGCATCGATGTCATGTTCTTATGTGCTGTCTGGCCACACTGAAATTGTTGTTTGCATCGACACTTGTATTTCTTCTTCTGGGAAGACACTTGTTGTGACTGGGAGCAAAGATAGCACT GTGAGACTCTGGGATATGGAAAGGAGAAGCTGCATTGGTATTGGTAAAGGTCATCTGGGAGCTATTGGTTCCGTTGCATTCTCAAAGAAATCTAAGAATTTTTTTGTTAGTGGAAGCAG TGATCGGACCATCAAGATATGGAGCTGGGATGATACACTTGATGATGTTGGCAGTGAAGTTCCTCTCAAAGCAAAAGCTGTTGTAGCTGCACATGACAAAGATATTAATTCTCTTTCTGTCTCGCCTAATGACGGTCTTGTTTGCAGTGGTTCTGAG GACCGTACTGCATGCATATGGAAACTTCCAAACTTAGTGCCCTCTGTTGTCCTTAAAGGGCATAAAAGGGGCATTTGGTCAGTCGAGTTTTCTCCTGTGGAGCAGTGTGTCATTACATCATCTGGTGACAGAACAGTCAAAATATGGGCTGTTGCTGATGGTTCATGCTTGAAGACATTTGAGGGCCATACATCTAGTGTTTTACGAGCCTCATTCCTTTCACACGGGACCCAATTTGTTTCTTGTG GAAGCGATGGCCTTGTTAAGCTATGGACCATCAAAACAAATGAATGCATTGCTACTTTCGATAAGCATGATGGGAAG GTTTGGGCACTGGCTGTTGGCAAGAAAACTGAAATGCTTGCTACTGGCGGAACTGATGCTGTTCTTAACCTTTGGCATGACTGTACCATGGAAGATAAACAGGAAGATTTTCGTAAAAAG GAGGAGGAACTGTTGAGAGGTCAGGAATTAGAAAATGCAGTATCAGATTATGACTATGCAAAAGCAATACAACTTGCATTTGAGCTTAGAAGACCCCACAGGCTTCTTGAGTTATTCACACAGCTTTGCAG GGAGTCTGATCTGGAGGACCCAATAGAAAAAGCCCTTATTGGTCTTCCAAAGGAAGGGCTTCGCGTACTTCTTGAGTATATCCGGGAATGGAACACAAAACCTAAGCTTTGTCATGTTGCACAGTTTGTGCTTTTTCGGGTATTGAGGAGCTTGCCTCCCACTGATATCCTGGAG ATAAAGGGCATCAGTGAGCTCCTTGAGGGACTTATTCCATATTCACAGAGGCATTTCAGCAGAGTTGATAGACTAGTACGAAGCACATTTTTATTGGATTACACCTTGACCCGGATGTCTGTTGTAGATCCGGACATAGATGAGGGCACAACCAGAGATGACGCAAATGGCTCATCAGTAGAGAATTGTGAAATTGCACAGGCGAAGCCTGATGCATTGGTAGCAGAAGAGAACTTGCAAAAGTcggtaaagaaaagaaaatcaagcaaATCAAGCAAAAAAGGCGGTAAGAAGGTGAAGATTGCGTCCACGGGGGGCAGTAAGGATGTTCCTATTGAGGCTTAA
- the LOC4336833 gene encoding protein TORMOZ EMBRYO DEFECTIVE isoform X2, which produces MASSQGLKKNYRCDRSLQQFYTGGPFAVGSSPGGGEGEVEGGEAEAEAFLACACGGEVRLVSAADASAIGEPIEGENEAVTALALSPDSRLLFTAGHSRLIRVWDLASRTCTRSWKGHDGPIRAMACHASGGLLATAGADKKVCVWDVDGGFCTHFFRGHAGVVTTVMFHKDPKRLLLFSGSEDATVRVWNLESKKCVAVLKEHFSAVTSLALSEDGQTLLSAGRDKEVIYCLVWVNRQI; this is translated from the exons atGGCTTCGTCGCAGGGCCTCAAGAAGAACTACCGCTGCGACCGCTCGCTGCAGCAGTTCTACACGGGCGGGCCGTTCGCCGTCGGGAGCTCTCCcggaggcggcgaaggcgaagtcgaaggaggcgaggccgaggccgaggcgttCCTCGCGTGCGCCTGCGGCGGGGAGGTGCGCCTGgtgtccgccgccgacgcgtccGCCATCGGGGAGCCGATCGAGGGCGAAAACGAGGCCGTCACGGCGCTCGCGCTGTCCCCCGACTCCCGCCTCCTCTTCACCGCGGGGCACAGTAGGCTTATTCGAGTCTGGGACCTCGCGTCCCGCACTTGCACACGCAGCTGGAAG GGGCACGATGGTCCTATTAGGGCCATGGCCTGCCATGCTTCTGGTGGGTTGCTTGCAACTGCTGGAGCAGACAAAAAGGTGTGCGTTTGGGATGTTGATGGTGGGTTTTGCACACATTTCTTTAGAGGCCACGCAGGTGTTGTGACGACTGTTATGTTCCACAAAGATCCGAAGCGCCTTCTG CTATTTTCTGGAAGTGAAGATGCCACTGTGAGAGTTTGGAACCTTGAAAGCAAAAAGTGTGTCGCTGTGCTGAAAGAGCATTTTTCAGCTGTGACATCATTAGCCTTATCTGAAGATGGACAAACATTGCTTAGTGCTGGGCGGGATAAG GAAGTAATTTATTGTCTTGTTTGGGTGAACCGGCAAATATAA